One window of Rhinoraja longicauda isolate Sanriku21f chromosome 9, sRhiLon1.1, whole genome shotgun sequence genomic DNA carries:
- the LOC144596654 gene encoding LOW QUALITY PROTEIN: retinol dehydrogenase 13-like (The sequence of the model RefSeq protein was modified relative to this genomic sequence to represent the inferred CDS: inserted 1 base in 1 codon), with translation MNKYMVPLSIAGTVIGGTVLVKDYVTGGKCPNTATVSGKTIIITGANTGIGKESARELARRGGRIILACRNMEKCEAAAREIRGETLNHHVYARHLDLASLKSVREFAKKVTEEERNINILINNAALLXGHFLLTNLLLEKLKNCGKSRIINVSSLAHVVGEIDFDDLNWEKRKYNTKAAYCQSKLANILFTKELAKRLDGSDVTVKAVHPGVTNTELGRHTGMYKSSFSSMVLGPLFFLLVKSPKQGAQPSVYLSVAEELEGVSGKYFDTMKQKDPAPQAANEKTSRQLWETSARLVGLEDNKATTPR, from the exons AGATTACGTGACTGGTGGAAAATGTCCAAATACAGCAACCGTCTCAGGAAAGACCATAATCATAACTGGAGCAAACACTGGTATTGGAAAAGAAAGTGCAAGAGAGTTGGCCCGAAGAG GCGGAAGGATCATTTTGGCGTGTCGGAATATGGAGaaatgtgaagcagcagctcgagAAATTCGAGGAGAAACCCTGAATCATCATGTGTACGCTCGCCACCTGGACCTGGCATCACTTAAATCAGTCAGGGAGTTTGCCAAGAAAGTAACTGAAG AGGAAAGGAATATAAATATCCTAATTAATAATGCTGCTTTAT CAGGTCATTTTCTGCTGACAAATTTACTGCTTGAAAAGTTAAAGAATTGTGGAAAGAGTCGCATCATAAACGTGTCCTCGCTGGCTCACGTAGTTGGGGAAATTGACTTTGATGATCTCAACTGGGAGAAGAGAAAATACAATACAAAAGCAGCATACTGTCAAAGTAAACTTGCAAATATATTATTCACAAAGGAGCTGGCTAAACGACTTGATG GAAGCGACGTGACTGTCAAGGCTGTGCACCCAGGCGTCACCAACACAGAGCTCGGCAGACACACAGGAATGTACAAGTCCAGCTTCTCCAGCATGGTACTGG GGCCTTTATTTTTTCTTCTGGTAAAATCCCCTAAGCAGGGAGCACAACCCTCCGTGTACCTAAGTGTGGCAGAAGAATTGGAAGGGGTGTCAGGAAAATACTTTGATACCATGAAACAGAAGGATCCGGCCCCACAGGCAGCAAATGAAAAGACATCCAGGCAGCTGTGGGAAACAAGTGCCAGACTAGTGGGGCTGGAAGACAATAAGGCCACAACACCACGGTAA